The Arachis ipaensis cultivar K30076 chromosome B05, Araip1.1, whole genome shotgun sequence nucleotide sequence taaattaataaatttttgtaaATATATTTGATCAAATTCAATTAGACATATCagatattatatatgttattaatTAACGTTTTATAACATTAATCTTTGAAANNNNNNNNNNNNNNNNNNNNNNNNNNNNNNNNNNNNNNNNNNNNNNNNNNNNNNNNNNNNNNNNNNatttgactattaactcaataAATAAAcgaagaaattaaaatttttgggtGAGAATTATAGAAACACCTAACTAAAACGGAGTATGAAAAGTTAGAATTCTATGATCAAATCAAATTCATAATATTATTTCTATTGTCGTAAGTACTCGTTAACTAACTTAACCTTTTAGTTTGAAACATAACCCGACGTAAAACATTAGCTAGATGAATTCATTATTATCCATTTTATTTGTTGTGTTACACAAACATTTTCTTATGCGATAAAATACATACTTTGAATGCTTATTCTATTTCATATATTTAGTTGACAAGTCATAAGAAATTATGTGCCAACACAATACAAAATAgaaatataaacaaataaataggACTCATCTCATGTGTTGTTGAGAGATATATAGTTTGCTTTGTTGGATCAAGCTAGTGACCACAACTATGCTCTTCGGCTGACATTTGGGCCTTGAGGTAGCAGTAGATCATCtccaatgaaaaaataaataaataatatccaGTATTTAATTTAATCATTCATTGTTTtttctctcttatttatttttagtcTTATTTATAGAATCAAAAGTAAGAGATCACAGTATATTCTATCtaatgttaaaaaaattagaGAGAATCCATTTCTCTTTGAGGCATCGACCATGGACTGTGTCTATAGCACTCTAACTGCCTATTGTGAACTGTCATGGACTCATGGGTGAGTGAGACTAGGGTAGTGTTACCGACCCAAAAGAATAATAAGACTAAAGAAAAACAATTATTTATATCCGTGAATTTTATAAACGNNNNNNNNNNNNNNNNNNNNNNNNNNNNNNNNNNNNNNNNNNNNNNNNNNNNNNNNNNNNNNNNNNNNNNNNNNNNNNNNNNNNNNNNNNNNNNNNNNNNNNNNNNNNNNNNNNNNNNNNNNNNNNNNNNNNNNNNNNNNNNNNNNNNNNNNNNNNNNNNNNNNNNNNNNNNNNNNNNNNNNNNNNNNNNNNNNNNNNNNNNNNNNNNNNNNNNNNNNNNNNNNAacttcatcattttttttttcaatttttttatttttcaacaaagatgcttcttttttttttcatccacCATCGCATTGTATTTTTTCTTCTCGTTATTTTCAATCGCCAACATTAAGTTTAATTTGTGgtacttttctttcttcttctccaaggCTTCAATTGCAAAATCGGTGGaggaaatcttttctaaaattttattttttttctccttttcggTATTATGGTGTGCAAATCTGATATTGTTAGGAATTTGAGTTTGTTCATTTAATTTCTGAGAAGGCTGAGTGGAATTTCTTCGAAAGGAATTGTCGTCGAAGAATAAAAAAGCAAGGTCNNNNNNNNNGTATTAAAGGAGTATGATTTTGGTTTAATGAAGATGGGTTAGTTGTTGGATTTTTTTTACATTTCTTGGATAAAGTTTTTGTTAAGATTGGACTTTTTGTTGGATTATTGAGTGTGGAGGAACATTGTAGTTTTATTTTTATaaggattattttagaatttgttTGGGTATTGTTCTTATATGGTAAGTCTTGGGAGAGGTATAGCTTGTCTGGACTAAGGTTTAGCTCGTTTCAATTTAGGTTGGATAAAGCATATGCCGGCTTCCAAAGAACAAGGCAGCGAAAACTTGCAAAATGCTCAAATAAAAAAGAGTGTGAGGTGAATATAATGTAACTTAGAGTGAATAGTGTATCTTTTTTctataaaattttttctttatattaAGTTGTTACGTTTATAAGGTATTTACTTTGTGGACCTATTATTTCGATAATCACTTTTAAATCTTTGCAAATGATTTCGTTATAGCTAAGATTTGGTACAATTAAATAGAcacattttatttgttttcaccgAAGTTTCAATGTATAGATATATTTGAGTCGAGTTATAACAAACAAATCAGGTGTCATTaagttgtaatttttttttcaatgaaatttattttttgattttttagtgtgtttgaaaaaatataaaaaataaaaataaaaaatatttttttagaaattatacattattttttgaaatatttttttatcaccCAAAGAACTGAAACAAGTCCTTATTCATGCATAGGCTTATTTATCCTAGGTAACTATTATTAAGATAATTGTTTAAGCAATAAAGGAATTTGTTGTTGGTTCACAATTTAATTCATTATTTTAaacgggcctgctacacatacaagcaataAGGCCTTACAAGTGTTACAAGTCCCCAGCCCACAAACATTCCACACTTGCACTAATTATATTGAATGGAGCGTAACATTCACGCGCTCCCACTCAAACGGTTATGCTTCTCTTCGCGTAAACCGCCCCTTAATGGCAGACTTTTCCACTTCTTCTAGTTCTCAAAGTCATTCAGAGAAAACGCAACCCTTCCATTTTCGAGCAACATTCGAAACTCAAGATATACAACTCGTCGCTAACATTCGAAAACTCCATCAACACACCATAAAACTCTCGATCAAGAATCTCCAGAGAAAACAAAGCTATAATACTCAAGGTACGTTACATTACCATTCCTGTATATTTTCCAGATTTcgaactaggttttactgttcttctacgttCTTCTAGGTTTTACTATTCTTCTTGTTCTAAGTCTCATTTTACAGTTTTTaatgttctacttgttctaggttttactgttattcTTGCTTCTAGGTTATTCTGTTCTTCTTAGTTGTTCTAGGTGTTACTGTTCTTGGTGTTCTAGTtcttctggtaactgatttttAGGAGTATATTGCGTGATTTGGTGGGTGTATATTGAGtattttgttgggtgtatatagcataatttgttgggtgtatatttctgaactgatatactgtaatatagtcaacagttgcaactgttctaatatttgcttgtccatgggtgtatattgcttgaccttgtaatgttgcttgaccttgtatattaatgcatgtttgagtgatatctgactgatatctatgggtgtatctgactcatatctatgggtgtatctgaatcatatctatgggtatatcttactgatatctatgggtgtatttttcatttcagaaaaaatggcaggcagaaaccaagctgaaaaaaatgtaagaacaaatatatatcttagatgaaatcagttttatataatagaaatatatctgactataattttactttgtttacagcaaaccaaagaccttaagtgtgcaacaCATTTGTTAAGTGAGAAATTCAGAAACATGAGCGAGGAGAAGAAAACAATTGTTAGGGATTTGGTGGCCTGATGCACATCCCGCcgctaagggtgcatcaccaaattgtcagatagattctaaggatattgacactgattaatgtaaatgttatatagtcctgtaacaaattgaacacatgctgtaaaaattttccaattataatccagtttattgtaaaatttctttcaataattaaactctctctgctgtattcaaaatgtatgaattacatgtactataatatgaaggaaaatatcaaaccaaatatacacccataacctgccaTTTTTTATACCCaaagaaagttgaatatacacccaaaaatctatccccctgatgctttatccctaaaatcctgaaccctaaacacttaaaacctaaaccctaacccctaacctgtaaaccctaaaacctaaaccgtaaaccctaaaaccctaaacgctaatacctaaaacccttaaaccgttgtaaaaaaaaagtattttataacataaaaacaagattctgaagtatatatatgtatatatatgtaaaatgtgaaatacaagaaaattcagaaatactCCCAAAAGAACACTGCTTTTACACCCAAAAGAATgtatgctctcgctcctttgtgtgcttcacATCCCTGTccaaaagtggtgatccagatagattggaacccatatatgatggtcttcatagagatctgcagaatacacccaaacacagactataaatacacccgaaaaaaattaaatttacacctctgctgcagattttaaacaaacattacctgaaagccacttgttgtccacaagaccaaaattcagcagaaaatcatttcAATTCCTATTAAATGAGTCTTTAAGCACACCCACGCTTCTCACACTTCtctcgtaatgtaattcctcacatccttttcaataaaatttaactcgcgatgACCCCCGacagccgcaacaaatgattggtaagttttgcttaGTCTAATAccagcctcctcgttattctctattgtacgacgaatggacatgcttagttccctgtgctgtttgagatattttagattttcaTTTTCCCTCTCtactacatgtaatcaattggttCTTAATCTCatttcccttcctatttgtgctccgaactcttgtagaaaaccctgcagccttggcgtagttcctgtaaacttttccagcatcttcaagggtggtaaaggtcattccaaccttgggaacaagctggtcatcaacaacagagagaggttgcagaatacaccatgtcaaaaactaaaaatacacccaatcatgtctgatataatacacccgaaccgcaacaactcaactaaaatgacaataaaagccataaactgtaaatacacaggctgcagaatacaccatgtcaaaaactagaAACACACCCAATcgtgtctgatataatacacccgaaccACAACAACTCagttaaaataacagaaaaactagtaaactgtaaatacacccacacttccctcaaaaatacacccaaaaaagttctgatctacacctgatcgtctgctataaattccaaaaaattaatcaaaactaatacattacattcaatccaTAGATTTATCTTCATGCGTTGGTTTGacagtcaatgttcacgaattattcacctacacaatgctatacaaattactgcAATAAAATTCATAGTAATCCTATGTAAATCAAACATCAGGAAtttcgttagattcaaattcataatccacttcgcttggattcagctgacaatctgaggttgaatcatccattatcttcaaaacgagttcaaactttgatttcagaaaacaaaaaatcaaatagaaaacgaagctggAGTTACAGAGAGAGGAACTAACGTAAATGATGAAGAAGAAACGAGTGAGAAAGAAGGGGAAAAGAACGATCGAAGAAACCAGGGGAAGCTtcgcgagaagaagaacgagcaaATCTGCAAATAAGaaaaacgaagaaggaaacaaattttttaaatttggtagttatataTAGCGCGTGTATACGACGTAGCCATTGGAGCGCGTTTTAGATTTTAGGGTGTTAAgtaacttgtaaagcatacaagtcGTTAGcgcttgtatgcagagcttttctgtTTAAAATAACTCTTAAAAAAAAGTATCCTGAAATAAGGTGAAAAGTCAAATAATTATGTGGTTGACTATAAAGTTATAAAATGCTACTGTATTAATGTTGAATGATATATCTTTATCGCTAATAAAGTTGTTAAGGTAAAAAAAAATGTGACTTTATACAATATAAATGTCTAACACTAAATTTTCATTTATAATTGTAAAATTCAACCGAAAAAAAAGTATATCAATGGCAGTTACATCACATAATGCTTTTGAATATAATACCTAACTCTTTACACTAAATAATAAATACTAGTTAAAGTATTTATCAATTTATAGTATTTTtgagggataagtacttttttcgtccccaacgTCTAGGGTCAAAATCAAtttcgtccccaaccttttttccttattaaaatcatcctcaacgttacaaaacgttataaaatcatccttttgtccataaacaatattttttggacaattttacccttttacaaaaataaaaaaatattaaaaccaatattaaaaaacaaaagaaacccTCTCCATCCCTGGTGTATCTCTCACTCTCTTTCGGTCTTTCTCTTCTCTCCCTTTTCCGCCACCCCACCATCGCTGCCCCCATCTCCTTCTccatcttcttctccctctccatcaccacctctctctctctctctcttcaccaccaccaccaccaccaccaccaccaccacctccaccaCCATACCACCACTACCCTTAACTCTAACACCAATCCTGCTAACTCTTCATCCATTAAAATTAATATCTGAATGGTTGAAAAATATCACCCAATCGGTGAACAAAATCAACACCCCCACACCAACATCAATTGAATGTTCAATGCAATACCCGAATAGAGaaacaaaacccccacaaaatcagcaccaaaaataattttaaaactgCAACCCAAACAAAAATGAAGAAATCCATAATTTAAAACAGAATTGTAAGGGGGTTTGTTCCTGCTTTCGCATTAAGTCAAACACCTGCAAAACAACTCCGATATCTCTTCCCTGTTCCCTCTCCATCCCGTTTCTCCTACTCTCTTCGAATTCTCCCTTCCCCAAACCCCAATTCTTCTTCTCAGCTTAAACAAAAAACCTTTTCCCTTCAGCcaattcagcaacaacaaccacaaaATAAATTTCAAGGGTTAAGTACTTTAGATTTAGCAACAACAAATTCAGCATTTTCagccaattcaacaacaacaaccataACATAAATCAACAGAAACTTTAGATTTAATAATTCAACAATCATCATCAGTTGCAACTTCAGATCAAAATcagcaataataaaaaaattttatgttcttcaaaaaaaaaaaagaagcacgaAAAGAGGAAGGAagtgacaaaaataaaaaaattcctcCTACTGCTGCTGGCGCTGGCGCTGTCGCAGCTGTGGGTGATGGAGCTCGACGCTGACAAGAAGAGCTTTCTCTACAGACCCGAACTTGATCTGGCCAACGGCCCGTGTGATTTTGCGCGTGGTTGAAGAGGATGCGGTTGCATGTGAAGATCCTGTAGACCTCGCGGTGGTGGAGATGTGGGAGCGCACGACCTCTAGAAGGCAGAGGGACAGGACTCAAAATTTCAATCTTGGTGACCTAGCTGTTGTTGCTGATTCTACAgtggttgtggttgtggttgCTCTCTTTGGGAGAGAATCCAGTCACCGTTAATCCACTCATGTGGTGAGACCCAAGCCTGCCGGTGATCTCGCCGGACCACCAACCATCGTTGTCGAAGGCATCAACTGCCTGGTAGAGAGAGAACTTGCCATCGGAGGGAGGACGAAAAAAGTATTTATCCCTATTTTTGAAGAGTATCCCTTACACTTTGTTTGGTATAATGGAACTTGTgaggaaagaaaaggaagaagatgaCAACCAATGAAAAACTTGTATTTTCCCTGTTTGGATTAGCAGGGAACttgaatggaaaataaaaaagCCTACGTGGAGTCCAGTTAAAAATTTTCTGCCCAAACTTGTGAAGAAAACTGGGATGAAAGTGTAAAAATGTGTAAAAGTACATAAATACCCTTTCATTAATAACAAATCAAAATCCCTAATTCATCTGAAAAGGAAAATACGTATCTCCATCTCCATCTTCCCTATTTCTGCATCATCTTCAACAGCGACGCTAGAGCTTCCTAACGTCGTCGGCATTGCTGCAGCAGCTTCATCATCTTCGGGACAGCTCCACCGCATCTTCATTCCTATATTCTCAAGCCAAAGGTGCGTTTTTTTTCTGTTGTAATCGTAGTTTTTCTccaaaaatgaaatgcaaaaatcATTACAGCACATATAGGTGTGAATATGGGTCTGAAACATGCCATTTAACTTTGTGTGTGCTGTTTCTTTGTGAGAAGTGGATTGCATGGTGTGTTATGACAAGGGCCATGATATGAGGCATGTATAAGAGTGGAAACTGAGGAGGCGTGTGTGTGTATGTTTGTGTGTACTACTAAGTGAATACTCGATGTTGTACACAAGGATCTTCTTGAGGGTTGTATAGAATTAGCTTTCTATTTGAACTCTCCTTATCAAAAAACAAGAGGACTGAGTTCTGAGCATGTGAATGGACATTATTATGTGTGTCTTTGTTACATATGCATAACTAGTTCACTCATATTTCCAATGAACACTTTTACATGACAAATGATTGCATTGTTGCTTGTATAAATCCATTCCTTATTTGTTAGGTTTTATTAACGTTCATGTGGAGTCTGTTCCACTTCACCTTAATTGTTTCCAAACTTTCTTTTTGGCTATTCATAATCTTCAATTAGTTGCTTCTTCTAATTTATTTGTCAACTGTTTATGTCATAGGAAGAATTTCTGTCAGTATCATTTATACATGtttgttttctaattttttttatttgttttcttttatgtattgatttgatTTCTTAATTATATACTTAAATTGCAACCAAGTGTAGTGATCAACTGAATTAACATGAAGACTACAGTTTATTCAAAAACTAAGTGTATTGGTAAAAAGCTAATCATTTATTGGTCAAAAAGTAATTGCTAGATTATTATACCTGAGAGTGCAACTATATTAGTAGGGTTGAGTCCCTTAGCAGCAAAGagtgcttgaagttgatccaagGTCATTGAAGGACTTGGAAGGTTTTGTGTTAAGGTTATATTTACTGTTAAACTTTTTCCTCCCTAATTGAACTTTCCCACTAATACCTTGAGCCTTTAAtaaacacatatatacatatttGTATTATGTCCACGCATGTGATTATCATGTTTATGTAGTATATGTACTTATTAATTTTGATCCGTTTAATAAATTCCTTATgacataattaatataaatatatttgcGCATACAAATTTGTacgaaaaaatataaatttaataataagcaaatagaGTTTTTTTAGTTTAGgacaaaaataacatgatttcTTTTGCGTCGGTTAAATTAGTTTATGACCATATTATTAAACACTTTTAGTTGCCAAGTCCACTAAATGTTGGTGCTTATCCAATGCATTGATTAATATATCATGTGATTTACAATTTTTGATATGTTTACTCTAAACATTATATTCTCATAGATGGATAGCGAGAATATCGAAGATGCGATAGTAGGAGACAAAACGAACATCATACCTGACTCAGGATTTCAAGTTAATCAATTCTCCTCTGCTGACCTGTATCATCCTGAACTGATACAAATCTTACCTCCTATTAGGGAAGACTTAGAAAAGAGACAACAGATTTGTGTCACGTCTCTTTCATGTGTTACGGTGCATACGTTGTATTCTTTGGAATTCTTATCACAATATAGGCCTAGGcaaattaataacaaaaatttGGAAAGAGAAAATAGACGTATGCAGTTAATGACACAGTTACTTACGTCTGAAAAATGCCGAGATGTCATACGTATGGCCCCTGAAGCATTTAGGCAGTTATGTCAAAAGTTAAGAGGAACTGGTAGAGTAAAGGATTCAATTCGCTCTACCGTTGAAGAGCAAGTCGCTAAATTCCTACATATTATAGGTCATAATGTGAAAACTAGAACCATGTCTTTCTTCTTCCACCGCTCAGGGGAGACAATTAGTCGTCACTTTCACAATGTCCTACATGCTATTCTATCGTTAATGTCCCTTGAATCTTGATGATttgcgttttgattgaggaagaagaggaagagtgaacGTGTTGTGGAAGGGCGCGTGTTTTTTTCTTGATGGCttgcgttttgattgaggaagaagacgAAGAGTGAACGTGTTGTTGAAGGAGCGCGTGTTTTTTTCTTGGAGTTGGAGCAACTTGTataacttgtaagccaaaaaggcttgtatgtgtagcaggcctcttTATATTATCGGgtttctgcacttaatgatggagcTGACGTAGCATACTCGAGAGAGTGTTTCccgatttaattattttaactcatttaatacaatttattacaatgacttaattatatcaactaattgatttgattggatatttaaatattaatataatttattataatttatattacttaATTACTTAGACTACATTAATTGTAATTCATTGTATCAGTGAATTGGTTTTTTCATTTATgaagtctaaaataaaataaataatttattgtttattctaattaaattcaTTAAATTGGATGACGCATAGCAACGCACACGGCGGCAGAGCAGGCACGACAACGATAATGACTGGGCAGGTGGAATAACGGCGACGAGATAGAAGTTGCATGTTCTTCTCTATTGCATTCGAAAGCAAGTCAAGCAATATTCTATTCTTCTGGGTTTTTGGGAGTGAGGTCACAGAATTGAGGGCAAGAAAAGTTAGGTGGCTATTTGGTTGTtcaagacttttttttttttagatttctaAATACCTAAAAGAGCACCGTATTAAAAATTGTATATccttcatttctttttttttaatgtagaTGAATATAAAATAGATTAGAAATTGTCTACTAGAAAGTTAAATTAAGTTagataaatatattattattattattgtaattgaataaattaaaaaaattaattaaaaaacatCGTTATCCTTGA carries:
- the LOC110262723 gene encoding uncharacterized protein LOC110262723; translation: MADFSTSSSSQSHSEKTQPFHFRATFETQDIQLVANIRKLHQHTIKLSIKNLQRKQSYNTQEKMAGRNQAEKNQTKDLKCATHLLSEKFRNMSEEKKTIVRDLVA